A genomic region of Phenylobacterium parvum contains the following coding sequences:
- a CDS encoding type II toxin-antitoxin system VapC family toxin, producing MRLLLDTHALIWWLAGDEKLSLRARDAIADEANTVAVSAASAMEVATKHRIGKLPDAALLAQDFEAIVADQGFSELSISVRHARLAGEMGIAHKDPFDRLLIAQALAEDMVLVSNEARFDDSAVKRLW from the coding sequence GTGAGACTCCTGCTCGACACCCACGCCCTCATCTGGTGGCTGGCGGGAGATGAGAAGCTGAGCCTTCGTGCGCGCGACGCCATAGCCGACGAGGCCAACACCGTCGCCGTCAGCGCCGCCTCGGCCATGGAGGTCGCCACCAAGCACCGGATCGGCAAGCTGCCGGACGCCGCCCTGCTGGCGCAGGACTTCGAGGCCATCGTCGCCGACCAGGGCTTCTCGGAGCTGTCGATCAGCGTCCGGCACGCCCGACTGGCCGGCGAGATGGGCATCGCCCACAAGGATCCGTTCGACAGGCTGCTGATCGCCCAGGCCCTGGCCGAGGACATGGTGCTGGTCTCCAACGAGGCGCGCTTCGACGACTCTGCAGTCAAGCGGCTCTGGTAG